A genomic region of Thermodesulfobium narugense DSM 14796 contains the following coding sequences:
- a CDS encoding EAL domain-containing protein, with protein MSLDFFEAILRSSLFGVYINQGEDGRIVFANKRIAEILGYDSPDELIGKSVLDIVGDIKDEIRVNLKRRTMGEVFAVEHSQHFLLSKSNTLVPVSAFVYTIEYENKPSGLVLILDKSKEKSYEKLFFTLSQINQLIVRIDDEQELLKKACDVIVDEVGFLYSSIGYIDENLLFKQIYTKAKIKELEESVRNLTIGIDEQTPYGRGSVSKAYHTKKVSLIPDAAKLKDTSYWHDFYNAYNICSTCSIPILSKGEVKYILLINDTMPSFDRDHLYLLEELQLDLSFALEKIESQKNMLVLNQAISVSHEWAVITDRNGTIIDANKAVSDISGYSKEELIGKNPRIFKSGYHDKAFYEKLWKKILSGESCTCRFVNKAKDGSIFYLDSILIPVMHDGEVYRFVDLSINVTKLVEYENQLELRSKIYNTLYKIISLSLQVKTKDEFLELLPRLLVENLDMPLAYIILKNNENFEIKYSSAKETRYQFLDWAKTAVQLFINNQFINNQGAHSDDPLIRSLTKKGAYLLDDICSQDICPFKKFVCSYGFNSCFALSISFKENIIGSLVLVFEKGMLFNDEIFNLFEVIQQQIEFILNKLEDEKFSKITISALNSGFEFVIVTDSNFNIVYVNNKTLDISGYSREEIIGKHHSIFSSKTHTKEFSKKFYKILKSGNTYSGLIKYRIKNDILKDFYVNITPFFEGSNITHYIAVGKEIGNDDDLLKELYRLANYDDITGLFNLNSFKKELEKFLERAKAESQIGAVAVINPINFKRINEAFGFSVGDNVLKQIAQRLKDNLKTYDVIARLESDRFGILLKDLRAEKDILIVASKILSKIIKPYEILNQNVFLSFNIGLSLFPKDANIPEDLLNKALIALRDAKEKGENQVGFFRKELEIEVTKALMLKSDLELAIANKKFVAFYQPYVDKDRKIVGAEALMRWVKNGKIILPMDFIEHLEKTSYIIDAENQLIENVLDDLQSFKRTIPVSINLSSQSLMQRNLRDDLISKLEFHHLPMDLLKIEIVERTFINNFEHISDLIRELKKYGIYFSLDDFGTGFSSLYYLSMLDIETLKIDISFIRGIENSKTRNIINSIIFLAHSLNIKTIAEGVETIEQFEILKSMNCDYFQGYFFHRPMPRDDFGKILGNI; from the coding sequence ATGAGTTTAGATTTTTTTGAAGCAATATTACGCTCTTCTTTATTTGGCGTTTATATAAACCAGGGAGAAGATGGTAGGATAGTTTTTGCAAATAAACGTATTGCTGAAATTTTAGGGTATGATAGCCCAGATGAACTTATAGGAAAGAGCGTTTTAGACATTGTTGGGGATATTAAGGATGAAATAAGGGTAAATTTGAAAAGACGTACAATGGGAGAAGTTTTTGCTGTAGAGCACTCTCAACACTTTCTTTTATCAAAGTCAAACACATTAGTTCCTGTATCCGCATTTGTTTACACTATTGAGTACGAAAACAAACCATCTGGGTTGGTTCTTATTTTAGATAAAAGTAAAGAAAAGTCATACGAAAAGCTTTTTTTCACTCTAAGCCAAATAAATCAACTAATAGTAAGAATAGACGATGAACAAGAGTTGCTTAAGAAAGCTTGTGATGTAATAGTCGATGAGGTAGGTTTTCTATATTCTTCGATAGGCTATATAGATGAAAATTTGCTTTTTAAACAAATTTATACGAAAGCTAAAATAAAAGAATTGGAAGAATCTGTGAGAAATCTGACAATCGGTATAGATGAACAAACTCCATATGGCAGGGGCTCAGTATCAAAAGCTTACCACACAAAGAAGGTAAGCCTAATACCAGATGCGGCAAAGCTAAAAGATACTTCATACTGGCATGATTTTTATAATGCTTATAATATATGTTCGACTTGTTCAATACCTATTCTCAGTAAAGGTGAAGTAAAATATATTTTACTAATCAATGATACAATGCCCTCTTTTGATCGAGATCATTTATATCTTTTAGAAGAGCTTCAGTTAGATTTATCTTTTGCGTTGGAAAAGATTGAATCCCAGAAAAATATGCTTGTCTTAAACCAGGCTATCTCTGTGTCTCACGAGTGGGCGGTAATCACAGATAGAAATGGCACTATAATAGACGCAAACAAAGCAGTGTCTGATATTTCAGGCTATTCAAAAGAAGAGCTCATTGGCAAAAACCCAAGAATATTTAAGTCAGGTTATCATGATAAAGCTTTTTATGAAAAACTTTGGAAAAAGATCTTGTCAGGAGAGTCTTGTACCTGTAGGTTTGTAAACAAGGCAAAAGATGGCTCAATTTTTTATCTTGATTCAATATTAATACCAGTTATGCATGACGGTGAGGTTTATCGCTTTGTTGATTTATCAATAAACGTTACAAAGCTTGTAGAGTATGAAAATCAATTAGAGCTGAGGTCAAAGATTTATAACACACTTTATAAAATTATCAGCTTATCTCTTCAGGTGAAGACTAAAGATGAGTTTTTAGAATTATTGCCACGCCTTTTAGTAGAAAATCTTGATATGCCATTGGCTTATATAATTTTAAAAAACAATGAAAACTTTGAAATTAAATATTCTTCGGCTAAAGAGACAAGATATCAGTTTTTAGATTGGGCAAAAACTGCAGTCCAACTATTTATAAACAATCAATTTATAAACAATCAAGGCGCACATTCAGACGACCCACTAATAAGGAGTCTAACTAAAAAGGGCGCATATTTATTGGATGACATTTGCTCACAAGATATTTGCCCATTTAAGAAATTTGTTTGTTCTTATGGATTTAATTCGTGTTTTGCGCTAAGCATATCCTTTAAGGAGAATATTATTGGCTCTCTTGTCTTGGTTTTTGAAAAAGGAATGCTTTTCAATGATGAGATATTTAATTTATTCGAGGTTATTCAGCAGCAAATTGAATTTATCTTGAATAAACTGGAAGATGAAAAGTTCTCAAAGATAACCATTAGCGCACTGAACTCTGGTTTTGAGTTTGTTATTGTTACAGATAGTAATTTTAATATTGTATATGTTAATAACAAGACTCTTGATATTTCTGGATATTCAAGAGAAGAGATTATAGGTAAGCATCACTCAATATTTTCCTCCAAAACCCACACAAAAGAGTTTTCAAAAAAATTTTACAAAATTCTGAAATCTGGAAATACTTATTCAGGATTAATTAAATACAGAATTAAAAATGACATATTAAAGGATTTTTACGTTAATATAACGCCCTTTTTTGAGGGTTCAAATATTACGCATTATATAGCAGTAGGCAAAGAAATTGGAAATGATGACGATCTTTTAAAAGAGTTATATAGATTGGCTAATTATGACGATATAACTGGCCTATTTAATTTAAATTCTTTCAAAAAAGAATTAGAGAAATTTTTGGAAAGGGCTAAAGCTGAAAGCCAAATAGGCGCAGTGGCCGTAATAAATCCAATAAACTTTAAAAGAATAAACGAAGCCTTTGGCTTTTCAGTTGGCGACAATGTGCTAAAACAGATAGCTCAAAGGCTAAAAGACAATCTAAAGACATACGATGTGATTGCAAGGTTGGAGTCTGACAGATTTGGCATTCTGCTAAAAGATCTGAGGGCAGAAAAAGATATACTTATAGTAGCTTCAAAGATATTGAGTAAGATTATAAAACCCTATGAGATTTTGAATCAAAATGTTTTTCTTTCATTTAACATTGGATTGAGTCTTTTTCCAAAAGATGCTAATATTCCTGAGGATTTACTAAATAAAGCTCTGATTGCACTTAGAGATGCCAAAGAAAAGGGAGAAAATCAGGTTGGCTTTTTTAGAAAAGAATTAGAAATAGAGGTCACAAAAGCTTTAATGCTAAAGTCAGATTTAGAGCTTGCAATAGCCAACAAAAAATTTGTCGCCTTCTATCAGCCATATGTAGATAAGGATAGAAAAATCGTAGGTGCAGAGGCTCTAATGCGATGGGTTAAAAATGGCAAAATAATATTGCCAATGGATTTTATAGAGCACTTAGAGAAGACGTCTTACATAATAGATGCAGAGAATCAACTCATAGAAAACGTACTTGATGACTTACAATCTTTTAAAAGAACTATTCCCGTATCGATCAATCTTTCTTCACAAAGCTTGATGCAAAGGAACTTGAGGGATGATTTGATTTCTAAGCTGGAATTTCATCATCTGCCAATGGATTTATTAAAAATAGAGATAGTTGAGAGAACTTTTATAAATAACTTTGAACATATTTCGGATCTTATTAGAGAGTTAAAAAAATATGGCATATATTTTTCTTTGGATGACTTTGGCACTGGATTTTCTTCCCTGTATTACCTGTCAATGCTTGACATTGAGACGCTAAAGATAGATATATCTTTCATAAGAGGTATAGAAAACTCTAAAACACGAAATATCATAAATTCTATTATCTTTCTTGCTCACTCACTAAATATAAAAACAATTGCAGAGGGAGTAGAAACTATAGAGCAGTTTGAGATCCTAAAATCTATGAATTGTGATTATTTTCAGGGATATTTTTTCCATAGACCTATGCCAAGAGATGATTTTGGTAAAATTTTAGGAAATATTTAA
- the xth gene encoding exodeoxyribonuclease III — protein sequence MIITTFNVNSIRSRTDIVNLLIEKHNPEIIALQEIKCTPDLFPNLAFPDYKCLVSGEKSYNGVAVCTKLDSSHFENEFQDTVNQKRSLFVKFENFILMNIYFPHGDLRGTDKFYYKLDFYKKLLAFLKENFTPNDPIIMLGDFNVALTDFDVYDPQILKDTIGTMPEERKALRELLNYGFIDTYRHLHPNDPGFTWFNYIGGDIWKNKGMRIDYILVTKPLINKVKNVEVDLSLRKRRTPKPSDHAPLVMEINF from the coding sequence TTGATTATAACTACTTTTAATGTAAATTCTATAAGAAGTAGGACTGATATTGTAAACTTACTTATAGAAAAACACAACCCAGAAATAATAGCTCTCCAGGAGATAAAGTGTACTCCGGATCTTTTTCCAAACCTTGCATTTCCAGATTACAAGTGTCTGGTATCAGGAGAAAAATCATACAATGGAGTAGCAGTTTGCACAAAACTTGATTCAAGTCATTTTGAAAACGAATTTCAAGACACTGTAAATCAGAAAAGATCTCTTTTTGTAAAGTTTGAAAACTTTATTCTTATGAACATATACTTCCCTCACGGCGACCTTAGGGGTACAGACAAGTTTTATTATAAATTAGATTTTTATAAAAAATTACTTGCTTTTCTCAAAGAGAACTTTACTCCAAACGATCCCATAATTATGCTCGGAGACTTTAATGTAGCTTTGACAGATTTTGATGTATATGACCCACAAATCTTAAAGGACACTATCGGCACGATGCCAGAAGAAAGGAAAGCTTTAAGAGAACTTCTAAATTACGGTTTCATAGACACATACAGACACCTACACCCCAACGATCCGGGTTTTACATGGTTTAACTATATTGGAGGCGACATATGGAAAAACAAGGGCATGAGAATAGATTATATTTTGGTAACCAAACCTCTTATAAATAAAGTAAAAAATGTAGAAGTTGACCTGTCCCTTAGAAAAAGAAGAACACCAAAACCATCCGATCACGCCCCCCTTGTTATGGAAATTAATTTCTAA
- the rsmA gene encoding 16S rRNA (adenine(1518)-N(6)/adenine(1519)-N(6))-dimethyltransferase RsmA, with product MKNLAPLKRYGQNFLVDQNISKKIIESALIEKEDLILEIGPGKGALTKYLVKLPNDYFGIEVDRGLYDLLCKEFEKDLALCGKKIILADVLETDLGFIEKKVNVISNLPYNIASLIIVKMIKENIYLKSMTLMIQKEMSQRLFAMPGAKEYGRLSVLVQNFFEGSIIFEVKESCFYPKPKVRSVVIRLIPKSDFYEKRLYFIDFENFLKRVFSQPRKIIKNVLTEKYIRIFSETNTDLLHLRPEQIDPETYWRIFRLSKERTL from the coding sequence ATGAAAAACCTTGCGCCTCTAAAAAGATACGGTCAAAATTTTTTAGTGGATCAAAATATTTCAAAAAAGATAATTGAATCAGCGCTTATCGAGAAAGAAGACCTTATATTAGAAATTGGGCCTGGGAAGGGGGCGCTCACAAAGTATCTTGTAAAACTTCCGAATGATTATTTTGGGATAGAAGTGGACAGAGGTTTGTATGATCTTTTGTGTAAAGAATTTGAAAAAGATCTGGCTTTATGTGGGAAAAAAATTATATTAGCTGACGTTCTTGAAACTGATCTGGGATTTATAGAAAAAAAGGTAAACGTGATTTCAAACTTGCCTTACAATATTGCATCTTTAATAATTGTAAAAATGATAAAAGAGAATATATATTTGAAGAGTATGACTTTAATGATTCAAAAGGAAATGTCCCAAAGGCTTTTTGCCATGCCAGGAGCTAAAGAATATGGGAGATTGAGCGTTTTAGTTCAAAATTTTTTCGAGGGAAGCATAATTTTTGAAGTTAAAGAGAGTTGCTTTTATCCAAAACCAAAGGTAAGATCTGTAGTAATAAGATTAATTCCAAAAAGTGATTTTTACGAAAAGAGATTGTACTTTATAGACTTTGAAAATTTCTTGAAGAGGGTATTTTCTCAGCCAAGAAAAATTATAAAAAATGTATTAACTGAAAAGTATATTAGAATATTTTCAGAGACAAATACAGACCTCCTACATTTAAGACCTGAACAAATAGATCCTGAGACATACTGGAGGATTTTTAGACTCTCAAAAGAAAGAACTCTTTAG
- a CDS encoding sensor domain-containing diguanylate cyclase, with product MENRLDFKIDLRKKSFLRQLFEKSINEIYIFHPKSLKFFAVNQAARKNLGFSPEELSNMTPVDLKPEMSVDRFKRLLEPLIKGEKGSISFQTKHRRKDGTLYPVEVNLQLISYRGKNLCIAFISDITERVLIEDEMQEAQLKFDVVINSVWDAIVIIDDQDRVTFWNKAAEKLFGYSWEEVIWKKLDQFLVPGSYYKPHIETIKHNFLEGKGNSLDRVVEMKVRNKDGREVFIEVSLSIFNFKDNWYSVGIARDIGERKKLEEENKIKEERLRLMLEGLPTPAWLITKDRKILAQNKMAEKLFYTKVNGYCWEEIHKNKYIQKTNKDVYENIGVPLPDTKCYFCKADDALSRNESINIEVELEDKIWDTWWIPLGGDIYLHYANDVTKYKNIEKELYLLSITDPLTGAYNRRYFLERLDEEIERSRRTGSKFSVIMLDIDNFKGINDKFGHNAGDLVLKSLSETIKDRIRKIDIFARWGGEEFVILLPETTPERALILAEELRIRLNNLKIEGIKGFTVSLGIAGFRKEDDIDSLIERADNLMYEAKAVGKNCVRYEESG from the coding sequence TTGGAGAATAGATTAGATTTCAAAATTGACTTGAGAAAAAAGAGTTTTTTGAGACAGCTTTTTGAGAAATCTATTAATGAGATATATATTTTCCATCCAAAGAGTTTAAAATTTTTTGCTGTAAATCAGGCTGCCAGGAAGAACTTAGGATTTTCACCTGAAGAACTTAGCAATATGACCCCAGTTGACTTGAAGCCAGAGATGAGCGTGGATCGCTTTAAGAGGCTGCTTGAACCCTTGATAAAGGGTGAAAAAGGGAGTATTTCTTTTCAAACTAAGCATCGCCGAAAAGACGGCACTCTTTATCCTGTAGAGGTGAACTTGCAGCTTATTAGCTACAGGGGCAAAAACCTATGCATTGCCTTTATCTCTGACATTACAGAAAGAGTTCTAATAGAAGATGAGATGCAAGAGGCCCAACTAAAATTTGATGTGGTCATTAACTCAGTTTGGGATGCTATTGTAATAATCGACGATCAAGATAGAGTAACTTTTTGGAATAAAGCTGCAGAAAAGCTCTTTGGCTATTCTTGGGAAGAAGTTATTTGGAAGAAATTGGATCAATTTCTCGTTCCTGGTAGTTATTATAAGCCTCATATTGAGACGATAAAGCATAACTTTTTAGAAGGAAAAGGAAATTCCTTAGATAGGGTAGTAGAAATGAAAGTAAGAAATAAGGATGGAAGAGAGGTCTTTATAGAAGTTTCCTTATCAATTTTTAATTTTAAGGATAATTGGTATAGCGTTGGAATTGCAAGAGATATTGGTGAAAGAAAAAAGTTGGAAGAAGAAAACAAGATAAAGGAAGAGAGACTCAGATTGATGCTGGAGGGCTTGCCTACCCCCGCCTGGCTGATTACAAAGGATAGAAAAATTCTTGCACAAAACAAGATGGCTGAAAAGTTATTTTATACTAAGGTTAATGGCTATTGTTGGGAAGAAATTCACAAAAATAAGTATATACAGAAAACAAATAAAGATGTATATGAAAATATAGGCGTGCCTTTGCCTGACACAAAGTGCTATTTTTGTAAAGCTGATGATGCACTTTCAAGAAATGAATCGATAAACATTGAAGTGGAGCTTGAAGACAAAATATGGGATACCTGGTGGATACCCTTAGGAGGCGATATTTACCTTCATTATGCCAATGACGTTACTAAGTATAAAAATATTGAAAAAGAACTTTATCTTCTATCAATTACGGATCCTTTGACTGGAGCATATAACCGTCGATACTTTCTTGAGAGATTAGATGAAGAAATAGAGAGGTCAAGGAGGACGGGTTCTAAATTTTCTGTAATAATGCTCGATATTGACAATTTCAAGGGCATAAACGACAAGTTTGGTCACAATGCAGGGGATTTAGTTTTAAAAAGTTTATCTGAGACGATAAAAGATAGAATAAGAAAAATTGATATATTTGCACGCTGGGGCGGCGAGGAATTTGTAATATTGCTCCCCGAAACTACTCCAGAAAGGGCTTTAATTTTAGCAGAAGAACTTAGAATTAGATTGAATAATCTAAAAATTGAGGGCATTAAGGGCTTTACTGTAAGTTTAGGTATTGCAGGATTTCGTAAAGAAGACGATATTGACTCGTTGATAGAAAGAGCCGATAATCTGATGTATGAGGCTAAAGCCGTTGGAAAAAATTGCGTACGTTATGAAGAGTCAGGTTGA
- a CDS encoding methyl-accepting chemotaxis protein, whose translation MNKPTFEELLEQNKELLKRLEVLEKENEAYKLDNEKLHNYIQNIKNDLNCFDFLSKDLISIISNLHHSLSSAQASNYLVLNRLEVFKKELEAIIRSVSEMNSGITNLVNSIEDINKIQSEVDKTLDNGASKLNETLDNVNLSVKSIEDAVKTSHELRENMGSIGQIVKVIMDITEQTNLLALNAAIEAARAGESGRGFTVVADEVRKLASKTSKSAESIKSVVDNTIKKAEDSTQKIKIAEKVITKNIKYVEDLKDNFDLMQRKIKELSDLITTQSAATEEQSAISENIVSNIKNLSLTMKKIEETENSNLEKLPNSIKIAEKAFEDIKNIKSEVYIDIYERIIDHSNFMLNIIDLVSGKKAFHVIDHTQCKFGKWYYDSKTKDFIEKCAQSSSPNIKKVYTNIEKPHEIYHKMGLEAEQFYKNNKEEELFSKISDLVNYSSEIAKKLSELAENAKNC comes from the coding sequence ATGAACAAGCCTACTTTTGAAGAATTGCTAGAACAGAACAAAGAACTTTTAAAAAGATTGGAAGTTCTTGAAAAAGAAAACGAAGCATACAAATTAGATAATGAAAAGTTGCATAATTATATACAAAATATAAAAAATGATTTAAATTGTTTTGATTTTCTTTCTAAAGATTTAATTAGCATAATTTCAAATTTACATCATTCACTATCATCAGCTCAAGCAAGTAATTACTTGGTTTTAAATAGATTGGAAGTGTTTAAAAAAGAATTAGAGGCCATAATTAGATCAGTGTCTGAAATGAATAGCGGTATTACAAATTTAGTTAATTCTATAGAAGATATTAATAAGATTCAATCAGAAGTTGATAAAACTTTGGATAATGGAGCTTCAAAATTGAACGAAACTTTAGATAACGTTAACTTATCGGTTAAATCAATTGAAGATGCTGTTAAGACTAGCCATGAATTAAGAGAGAATATGGGATCTATAGGTCAAATTGTAAAGGTTATTATGGATATAACAGAACAAACTAATTTGCTTGCTTTAAATGCAGCAATAGAAGCTGCTCGTGCTGGTGAATCTGGTAGAGGATTTACTGTTGTTGCTGATGAGGTTAGGAAGTTGGCAAGTAAAACTTCTAAATCTGCTGAAAGTATTAAATCGGTTGTAGATAATACTATTAAAAAAGCTGAAGATTCTACGCAAAAGATAAAGATAGCTGAAAAAGTTATAACAAAGAACATTAAATACGTTGAAGATCTAAAAGACAATTTCGATCTCATGCAAAGAAAAATTAAAGAATTATCAGATCTTATTACAACACAGAGTGCTGCAACAGAAGAACAATCTGCAATATCAGAAAATATAGTTTCAAATATCAAAAATCTATCTTTAACTATGAAAAAAATAGAAGAAACTGAAAATTCTAACCTTGAAAAACTTCCTAATTCAATAAAGATTGCTGAAAAAGCTTTTGAGGATATTAAAAATATTAAGTCGGAAGTTTATATTGATATATATGAAAGAATAATAGATCATTCGAATTTTATGCTAAATATAATCGATTTAGTTTCTGGAAAAAAAGCTTTTCATGTAATAGATCATACTCAATGTAAATTTGGAAAATGGTATTATGATTCTAAAACAAAGGATTTTATAGAAAAATGTGCACAGAGTTCTTCTCCAAATATTAAAAAAGTTTATACTAATATTGAAAAGCCACATGAAATTTATCATAAAATGGGTTTAGAAGCAGAACAGTTTTATAAAAATAATAAAGAAGAAGAGCTTTTTAGTAAGATCTCTGATCTAGTAAATTATTCTTCTGAAATAGCAAAAAAACTATCTGAATTAGCTGAAAATGCTAAAAATTGTTAA
- the priA gene encoding replication restart helicase PriA: MKKYIIDVQLPNINKRLSYYIKSEKDVESGSLVDVPVGEKNYLGIVESSKEVLGEENLSEFKFVNSIYEKKFFNDDLYRLYKFVCEYYFVSPSNALSLFPSFNIKLLSKNKVKISKKGQEVLECSLLIPDDLKFLLEQLNKREYDLSYIKGKYKDTFRYALSEKLIDIVSETTAKNDRANLDLCEDANEIKECKNLTILNDEQDKAFRYFRRHLNKYSELSLVGTTGSGKTEVYLKLIMEVLKNGKNTVLLLPEITLATHFVDILEKRFSSHVYVWHSQLGRSERNRLLSVIPNLTGKIFIGPRSLIFLPINDIGLIVVDEEQSENYKQDDFIRYDARILARKRAEYNNCPVLYVSATPSVDLGKRILNGEVFSYFLSKRFGDFSLPKINIVKKKSFYGSFSEEFINSLKEVKEKKEQAVVFVPRRGFYPFVSCADCGELVKCKNCDVPMCVHVINGKRVYVCHHCGYRLTTDPVCKKCSGLNFKQYGAGSQRIAEELKNLFPDANVARIDSDSVNTYSKLKAVLKDIADGKIDFLVGTQIITKGLNFPKINFVGIPFLEPLTSIPDFRSFEKLYQLLVQVTGRAGRYSVDGKVVIQASDEQVSIIRKYTTISYWDFLLEELELRKEMFCPPFSYEVIFRWNGKLTEVKDEAKKFREILKEIYILFDNRDIKVTGPKFCPILRLHGNYRMYSLIRFKDEATRKDFLEILLKRYSPKDKKIFIVDVDPLYYF, from the coding sequence ATGAAAAAATATATTATAGACGTTCAATTGCCAAATATAAATAAGAGACTAAGCTATTATATCAAATCTGAGAAGGATGTTGAATCAGGGTCTCTTGTAGATGTGCCTGTAGGTGAAAAAAACTATTTAGGCATTGTTGAGTCTTCGAAAGAAGTTTTGGGAGAGGAGAATTTATCCGAATTTAAATTTGTTAACTCAATTTATGAGAAAAAATTTTTCAATGATGACCTATACAGGTTATATAAATTCGTCTGTGAATATTATTTTGTTAGTCCCAGCAATGCTCTTAGTCTTTTTCCTTCTTTTAATATAAAGTTATTATCAAAAAATAAAGTAAAAATATCAAAAAAAGGACAAGAAGTCTTAGAATGCTCTTTGTTAATTCCAGATGACCTAAAGTTTTTATTAGAGCAGTTAAATAAGAGAGAATATGACCTTTCATATATAAAAGGTAAGTACAAAGATACTTTTAGATACGCTCTATCTGAGAAACTGATAGATATAGTTAGTGAAACTACTGCGAAAAATGATAGGGCTAATCTTGATCTGTGTGAAGATGCTAATGAGATTAAAGAATGCAAAAACTTAACAATTTTAAACGATGAACAAGATAAAGCTTTTAGGTATTTCAGGAGACATCTAAATAAATACAGTGAACTTTCTTTGGTAGGAACTACAGGGAGCGGAAAAACTGAGGTTTATCTAAAGCTTATTATGGAAGTTTTGAAAAATGGGAAGAATACAGTGCTTCTTTTGCCAGAAATTACTCTTGCTACGCACTTTGTAGATATATTGGAAAAAAGATTTTCTAGCCATGTATATGTTTGGCACAGTCAATTGGGCAGGTCTGAAAGAAACAGACTTTTGAGCGTTATCCCAAATCTGACGGGGAAGATATTTATTGGGCCAAGGTCTTTGATCTTTCTTCCTATAAACGATATAGGTCTAATTGTAGTAGACGAAGAGCAAAGCGAGAACTATAAGCAAGACGACTTTATAAGATACGATGCAAGAATTCTTGCTAGAAAAAGGGCAGAGTATAATAATTGCCCAGTTTTGTACGTGAGCGCTACTCCGAGTGTAGATTTAGGAAAAAGAATTCTTAATGGAGAAGTTTTTTCTTATTTTTTGTCCAAAAGGTTTGGAGATTTTAGCTTGCCAAAAATAAATATTGTTAAAAAAAAGAGTTTTTACGGCTCATTTAGCGAAGAATTTATAAACTCTTTGAAAGAAGTAAAAGAAAAGAAGGAACAAGCTGTTGTTTTTGTGCCAAGAAGGGGGTTTTATCCGTTTGTGAGTTGTGCTGACTGCGGAGAGTTAGTAAAGTGCAAAAATTGTGATGTGCCGATGTGCGTTCATGTTATAAACGGCAAAAGAGTGTATGTATGTCACCATTGTGGATATAGGCTCACCACGGATCCTGTGTGCAAAAAGTGTTCAGGTTTGAATTTCAAACAATATGGAGCTGGCTCCCAGAGGATTGCCGAAGAGTTAAAGAATCTCTTCCCTGATGCAAATGTAGCAAGAATTGACTCTGATAGCGTAAATACCTACTCGAAGCTAAAAGCTGTTCTTAAAGATATAGCAGATGGTAAGATAGACTTCTTGGTTGGCACTCAGATAATTACAAAGGGTTTAAACTTTCCGAAAATAAACTTTGTGGGCATACCCTTTCTGGAACCTTTAACTTCTATACCAGATTTTAGGTCATTTGAAAAGCTATATCAATTGCTAGTTCAGGTAACGGGCAGGGCAGGGAGATATTCTGTGGATGGAAAGGTAGTAATTCAGGCGAGCGATGAACAGGTATCTATTATTCGTAAGTATACGACGATAAGCTATTGGGATTTTTTGCTAGAAGAATTGGAATTAAGAAAGGAAATGTTTTGTCCTCCCTTTAGCTACGAAGTTATATTTAGATGGAATGGAAAATTGACAGAGGTAAAGGACGAGGCGAAAAAATTTAGAGAAATTTTAAAAGAAATATACATCCTATTTGACAATAGGGACATAAAAGTAACTGGACCAAAGTTTTGTCCAATTTTAAGACTGCATGGAAATTATAGGATGTATTCTTTGATCAGATTCAAGGATGAGGCTACAAGAAAAGATTTTCTTGAAATATTGCTGAAGAGATATTCTCCTAAGGATAAAAAAATATTTATTGTAGACGTAGATCCACTGTATTATTTTTAG
- a CDS encoding tetratricopeptide repeat protein gives MTEGVELIVKKIFLISFFVAFLIFLLPLLFFNGSDREYLNAANSFFDKKEYFKAISFYNLAIESNPKLVDAYFNRANTYFKLHEYDKAVQDFSKVIELNPKNAEAYEGRGLSYYKLAKIDLAIKDYLKAIELNPKNASYYNNLGVSYYDLHEFDKAVIQYTKAIDIDRTMSVAYFNRANAYYALSDYTSAQKDFDRAKNLDNKN, from the coding sequence TTGACAGAGGGGGTTGAGCTAATAGTTAAAAAGATTTTTCTTATTAGTTTTTTTGTGGCATTTTTAATATTTTTGCTTCCGCTTCTATTTTTCAATGGAAGTGATAGAGAGTATTTGAACGCGGCAAATTCATTTTTTGATAAGAAAGAATATTTCAAGGCTATATCTTTTTATAATTTGGCTATTGAGTCCAATCCAAAACTGGTTGACGCATATTTTAATAGGGCAAACACATACTTCAAATTGCACGAATACGACAAGGCAGTTCAAGATTTTTCAAAAGTAATTGAACTGAACCCAAAAAACGCTGAGGCATATGAGGGTAGAGGTTTGTCGTATTATAAGTTGGCAAAAATTGATCTTGCAATAAAAGATTATCTGAAAGCAATAGAACTAAACCCAAAAAATGCAAGCTATTATAATAATCTTGGGGTTAGTTATTATGATTTGCATGAATTTGATAAAGCAGTTATTCAATATACTAAAGCAATAGATATCGATCGCACAATGTCTGTAGCATATTTTAATAGGGCAAATGCATATTATGCTTTAAGCGATTATACGAGCGCTCAAAAGGATTTTGATAGGGCAAAAAATCTTGATAATAAAAATTAA